A segment of the Acidobacteriota bacterium genome:
AAATTCTTGTTATTAATTGTGAGAATTTCCCATCTGAGGGAACCCAATCAATCTCCAGATTTATTGTAAGAGCTCATCAGATGGGCTGGAAAAATTTGATAACTTTTAACTGGAGGGGTCAGAGATTTTGTGGTTGCGGATTGGGTCCAAGATCAAATGATGTTCGAATTGATGTTTTTGGCAGTTCAGGTGATTATTTAGCTTCAGGTCTTGATGGGGCGGAAATTTTTGTGCATGAAAATGCCCAGGATCAGGTTGCACAGATCTTAAAAAGTGGAAAAGTCGTAATTTATGGAGATGTTGGCCAGACTTTTATGTATGGAGCTAAGGGTGGTGAAGTATATGTTCTTGGAAATGCTGCAGGAAGACCCTTAATAAATGCTGTAGGCAGCCCAAGAGTTGTCATAAATGGAACATGCCTTGATTATCTGGCAGAATCATTTATGGCTGGCAATCCCTTTGAAGGAGGAGGGTTTGTTATTCTAAATGGGCTAAAATTCAATGAAAAAGGAGAAATAAATGAATTGGAAACTCCTTACCCTGGAGGAAATCTATTCTCCCTTGCATCAGGGGGAGCCATTTACATTAGAGATCCTCTATTTAAAGTTGATGAAGGACAGCTAAACGGAGGAAAATTTACCGAGACGACTGAAAAGGATTGGGAGCTTATTCTTCCCTACTTAAAGGAGAATGAAAGACTATTTAATATTTCCATAAAACGTTTATTAACCGTGGATGATAAAGTTTTAACATTCAATAAGGTTTATCGAAAGGTAGAAGCAATTGAGTTAAAAGTTCTGTCAAAATCTGGGCGCTAAAGGCTTACATATTATTTCAAATACTTTCATATCAAAAAAAGTTTGAGAATTTGAAGGAAGAACTACAATAGCTGTATCAGCTCCCCTGTCAGTTCCTCCAATAGCTATTGCCTTTTCATCTGTTCTTATCAGTCCTGCATCAGCTGTCATCAATGTTATCTCACATGCTACTTTAAAACCCTCTCCTAAAATTCTTAATGCATTTGCAATTATTTCCTCTGTTTCATATGTTCCAAATTTTTTTCTAACTGCTCTTCCCACTCCACCGAATGCATGCTGGCAAGTTAAGATTTTTGCTCCTTCTTTTAAAATTTTCTTTCTATTCTCTTCAGTCATTTCCTGGTAATCAGGTTTTGCAAAGCCTGTTGAATGGGAAACAACTATAAGATTATATCCTTTAAAAATTTTAGAAGCTAAAACTCCTGTTTTTCCAGTTGTTGATGCAACAAGAATATTTTTTAATTTTAGCTCTGCTGCCC
Coding sequences within it:
- a CDS encoding pyruvate kinase alpha/beta domain-containing protein, whose amino-acid sequence is MDDFIASIYYFKDPGPQNTERTLELSKRRAAELKLKNILVASTTGKTGVLASKIFKGYNLIVVSHSTGFAKPDYQEMTEENRKKILKEGAKILTCQHAFGGVGRAVRKKFGTYETEEIIANALRILGEGFKVACEITLMTADAGLIRTDEKAIAIGGTDRGADTAIVVLPSNSQTFFDMKVFEIICKPLAPRF